From the Pseudomonas putida genome, one window contains:
- a CDS encoding cupin domain-containing protein codes for MNPDTPLQLLGGISAREFMRDYWQKKPLLVRQAFPDFESPIDPDELAGLALEEEVESRIVLEHGAHPWELRRGPFTEETFAELPEQDWTLLVQAVDQFVPEVAELLEHFRFLPSWRIDDVMISFATPGGSVGPHFDNYDVFLLQGHGERNWKVGQMCNSDSPLLEHADLRILAEFEQSGEWTLEPGDMLYLPPRLAHYGVAVDNCLTYSVGFRAPSAAEVLTHFTDFLGQFLPEEERYSDADAQPASDPHQIQHDALDRLKALIDKHTNDKDLLLTWFGQFMTEPRYPEQVVGEEMDEDELIEALEDGAILIRNPSARMAWSELGDDLMLFASGRSCPLPAKLRELLKLVCSADALHIDNLEQWLQDEDGLMLVQQLIKQGSLGFANE; via the coding sequence ATGAATCCTGATACTCCACTGCAGCTGCTCGGCGGCATCTCGGCCCGCGAATTCATGCGCGACTATTGGCAGAAGAAGCCGCTGCTGGTGCGCCAGGCCTTCCCGGACTTCGAAAGCCCGATCGACCCCGACGAGCTGGCCGGCCTGGCCCTGGAAGAGGAAGTCGAGTCGCGTATCGTCCTCGAGCATGGCGCCCACCCGTGGGAACTGCGCCGCGGCCCGTTCACCGAAGAGACCTTTGCCGAGCTGCCGGAACAGGACTGGACCCTGCTGGTGCAGGCCGTCGACCAGTTCGTCCCGGAAGTCGCCGAGCTGCTGGAGCACTTCCGCTTCCTGCCAAGCTGGCGTATCGATGACGTGATGATCAGCTTCGCCACGCCGGGTGGCAGCGTCGGTCCACACTTCGACAATTACGACGTGTTCCTGCTGCAGGGCCACGGCGAGCGCAACTGGAAAGTCGGCCAGATGTGCAACAGCGACAGCCCGCTGCTGGAGCACGCCGACCTGCGCATCCTCGCCGAATTCGAACAGAGCGGCGAATGGACCCTGGAACCGGGCGACATGCTCTACCTGCCACCGCGCCTGGCCCACTACGGCGTCGCCGTGGACAACTGCCTGACCTACTCGGTCGGCTTCCGCGCCCCAAGCGCCGCCGAAGTGCTGACCCACTTCACCGACTTCCTCGGCCAGTTCCTGCCGGAAGAAGAGCGCTACAGCGATGCCGACGCGCAACCTGCCAGCGACCCGCACCAGATCCAGCACGACGCCCTCGACCGCCTCAAGGCGCTGATCGACAAGCACACCAATGACAAGGACCTGTTGCTGACCTGGTTCGGCCAGTTCATGACCGAGCCGCGCTACCCGGAGCAGGTGGTCGGTGAAGAGATGGACGAGGACGAGCTGATCGAGGCCCTCGAAGACGGCGCCATCCTGATCCGCAACCCGAGCGCACGCATGGCCTGGTCCGAACTCGGCGACGACCTGATGCTGTTCGCCAGCGGCCGCAGCTGCCCACTGCCGGCCAAGCTGCGCGAACTGCTGAAGCTGGTGTGCTCGGCCGATGCGTTACACATCGACAACCTTGAGCAGTGGTTGCAGGATGAAGATGGCCTTATGCTGGTACAGCAGC
- the purB gene encoding adenylosuccinate lyase, translating into MQLSSLTAVSPVDGRYAGKTQALRPIFSEFGLIRFRALVEVRWLQRLAAHPQIGEVPAFSAEANALLDNLATDFKLEHAERVKEIERTTNHDVKAIEYLLKEQAAKLPELAKVSEFIHFACTSEDINNLSHALMLRAGRDDVLLPLMRQIADAIRALAHAHADVPMLSRTHGQPASPTTLGKELANVVYRLERQIAQVAAVPLLGKINGAVGNYNAHLSAYSQIDWEQNARAFIEDELGLQFNPYTTQIEPHDYIAELFDAIARFNTILIDFDRDVWGYISLGYFKQKTVAGEIGSSTMPHKVNPIDFENSEGNLGIANALFQHLASKLPISRWQRDLTDSTVLRNLGVGFAHSVIAYEASLKGIGKLEVNEARIAADLDACWEVLAEPIQTVMRRFNIENPYEKLKELTRGKGITPDALLTFIDGLDMPSDAKAELKQLTPATYIGNAAAQAKRI; encoded by the coding sequence ATGCAGCTTTCTTCGCTCACTGCGGTTTCCCCTGTAGACGGCCGTTACGCCGGCAAAACCCAGGCCTTGCGCCCCATTTTCAGCGAATTCGGCCTGATCCGTTTCCGCGCCCTGGTCGAAGTGCGCTGGCTGCAGCGCCTGGCCGCCCACCCGCAGATTGGTGAAGTGCCGGCGTTCTCCGCCGAAGCCAACGCCCTGCTGGACAACCTGGCCACCGACTTCAAGCTCGAGCACGCCGAACGCGTCAAGGAAATCGAGCGCACCACCAACCACGACGTCAAGGCGATCGAATACCTCCTCAAGGAGCAGGCCGCCAAGCTGCCTGAGCTGGCCAAGGTCAGCGAGTTCATCCACTTCGCCTGCACCAGCGAGGACATCAACAACCTGTCCCACGCCCTGATGCTGCGCGCTGGCCGTGACGACGTGCTGCTGCCGCTGATGCGCCAGATCGCCGACGCCATCCGCGCCCTGGCCCACGCCCACGCCGACGTGCCGATGCTGTCGCGCACCCACGGCCAGCCGGCTTCGCCGACCACCCTGGGCAAAGAGCTGGCCAACGTCGTGTACCGCCTGGAGCGCCAGATCGCCCAGGTCGCGGCCGTGCCGCTGCTGGGCAAGATCAACGGCGCCGTGGGCAACTACAACGCCCACCTGTCGGCCTACTCGCAGATCGACTGGGAGCAGAACGCCCGCGCCTTCATCGAAGACGAGCTGGGCCTGCAGTTCAACCCGTACACCACCCAGATCGAGCCGCACGACTACATCGCCGAGCTGTTCGACGCGATCGCCCGCTTCAACACCATCCTCATCGACTTCGACCGCGACGTCTGGGGCTATATCTCGCTGGGCTACTTCAAGCAGAAGACCGTGGCCGGTGAAATCGGCTCGTCGACCATGCCGCACAAGGTCAACCCGATCGACTTCGAAAACTCCGAAGGCAACCTGGGCATCGCCAACGCACTGTTCCAGCACCTGGCCAGCAAGCTGCCGATCTCGCGCTGGCAGCGTGACCTGACCGACTCCACCGTGCTGCGCAACCTGGGCGTGGGCTTTGCCCACAGCGTCATCGCCTACGAAGCCAGCCTGAAAGGCATCGGCAAGCTGGAAGTCAACGAAGCCCGCATCGCCGCCGACCTGGACGCCTGCTGGGAAGTCCTCGCCGAGCCGATCCAGACCGTGATGCGCCGCTTCAACATCGAGAACCCCTACGAGAAGCTCAAGGAGCTGACCCGTGGCAAGGGCATCACGCCAGACGCGCTGCTGACCTTCATCGACGGCCTCGACATGCCGTCCGACGCCAAGGCCGAACTGAAGCAGCTGACCCCCGCTACTTACATCGGTAACGCGGCAGCCCAGGCCAAACGCATCTAA
- the hflD gene encoding high frequency lysogenization protein HflD, whose protein sequence is MSNLQEQLIALGGVFQAAVLVDRIARTGQASEANIGCMLGSLLVRDPKDTLEVFGGDDLNLRDGYRALVGALERDPSSLQREPLRYALSMLGLERQLNKRGDLLDTIGNRLPQIQSQADHFGLVHENVIASSGALYQDTLSTLRQRIQVHGDMRFLQQASNASKIRALLLAGIRAARLWRQLGGHRWQLVFSRRKLLNELYDMMRSPS, encoded by the coding sequence ATGAGCAACCTGCAGGAGCAGCTGATTGCCCTGGGCGGTGTGTTCCAGGCCGCCGTGCTGGTCGACCGTATTGCCCGCACTGGCCAGGCCAGCGAAGCCAACATCGGCTGCATGCTGGGCAGCCTGCTGGTACGTGACCCCAAGGACACCCTGGAGGTGTTCGGCGGCGACGACCTCAACCTGCGTGACGGTTATCGTGCCCTGGTCGGCGCCCTGGAACGCGACCCCAGCAGCCTGCAGCGCGAGCCGCTGCGCTACGCCCTGTCGATGCTCGGCCTGGAACGCCAACTGAACAAGCGCGGCGACCTGCTCGACACCATCGGCAACCGCCTGCCACAAATCCAGTCCCAGGCCGACCATTTCGGCCTGGTTCACGAAAATGTCATCGCTTCCAGCGGAGCCTTGTACCAGGACACCCTGAGCACCTTGCGCCAGCGCATCCAGGTGCACGGCGACATGCGCTTCCTGCAGCAGGCCAGCAACGCCTCGAAGATCCGCGCCCTGCTGCTCGCCGGCATCCGCGCCGCGCGCCTGTGGCGCCAGCTGGGCGGGCATCGCTGGCAGCTGGTGTTCAGCCGGCGCAAGCTGCTCAACGAACTGTACGACATGATGCGTTCGCCTTCCTGA
- the mnmA gene encoding tRNA 2-thiouridine(34) synthase MnmA, translating into MTSPALKDPAKTRVIVGMSGGVDSSVSALLLMEQGYQVEGLFMKNWEEDDGTEYCTAREDLADAQAVCDRIGIKLHTANFAAEYWDNVFEHFLEEYKAGRTPNPDILCNREIKFKAFLDYALSLGADLIATGHYVRRRDTGELTELLKGLDPNKDQSYFLHAVGGKEIARTLFPVGELEKPEVRAIAEKHGLATAKKKDSTGICFIGERRFSDFLKQYLPAQPGNIETTEGEVIGRHHGLMYHTIGQRQGLGIGGLKDAGDEPWYVLHKDLTRNVLVVGQGNEHPWLFSRALLASEIFWVNPIDLSSPRQLTAKVRYRQSDQQCTLELTETGYRAVFDEPQRAVTPGQSVVFYDGEVCLGGGVIETAEPWSPRA; encoded by the coding sequence ATGACCAGCCCAGCACTCAAAGACCCCGCCAAGACCCGCGTCATCGTCGGCATGTCCGGCGGCGTGGACTCTTCCGTCTCCGCCCTTCTGCTCATGGAACAGGGCTACCAGGTGGAAGGGCTGTTCATGAAGAACTGGGAAGAAGACGACGGCACCGAATACTGCACCGCCCGTGAAGACCTGGCCGACGCCCAGGCCGTGTGCGACCGCATCGGCATCAAGCTGCACACCGCCAACTTCGCCGCCGAATACTGGGACAACGTGTTCGAGCACTTCCTCGAGGAATACAAGGCCGGCCGCACGCCCAACCCGGACATCCTCTGCAACCGCGAAATCAAGTTCAAGGCGTTCCTCGACTACGCCCTGTCGCTGGGTGCCGACCTGATCGCCACCGGGCACTACGTGCGCCGCCGCGACACTGGCGAACTGACCGAACTGCTCAAGGGCCTGGACCCGAACAAGGACCAGAGCTACTTCCTGCACGCCGTCGGCGGCAAAGAGATTGCCCGCACCCTGTTCCCGGTCGGCGAACTGGAAAAGCCGGAAGTGCGCGCCATCGCCGAAAAACACGGCCTGGCCACCGCCAAGAAGAAGGATTCCACCGGCATCTGCTTCATCGGCGAGCGCCGTTTCAGCGACTTCCTCAAGCAATACCTTCCGGCCCAGCCGGGCAATATCGAAACCACCGAAGGTGAAGTGATCGGCCGCCACCACGGCCTGATGTACCACACCATCGGCCAGCGCCAGGGCCTGGGCATCGGCGGCCTGAAGGACGCCGGTGACGAGCCGTGGTACGTGCTGCACAAGGACCTGACCCGCAACGTGCTGGTGGTCGGCCAGGGCAACGAACACCCATGGCTGTTCTCCCGCGCCCTGCTCGCCTCGGAAATCTTCTGGGTCAACCCGATCGACCTGAGCAGCCCGCGCCAGCTGACCGCCAAGGTGCGCTACCGCCAGAGCGACCAGCAGTGCACCCTGGAGCTGACCGAAACCGGCTACCGTGCCGTGTTCGACGAGCCGCAGCGCGCCGTGACCCCGGGCCAGTCGGTGGTGTTCTATGACGGTGAGGTGTGCCTGGGCGGCGGCGTGATCGAAACCGCCGAGCCATGGAGCCCGCGCGCATGA
- a CDS encoding NUDIX hydrolase, giving the protein MTWQPHITVATIVEHEGKFLFVEEFKANQHVFNQPAGHLEPNETLPQAALRETLEETAWEVELTGVVGIYLYTAPSNGVTYQRICFAARPVRHHQDLALDNDIVRAVWLTRDELLADPSRWRSELVPRCLDDYLAGPLHSLELLRD; this is encoded by the coding sequence ATGACCTGGCAACCCCATATCACCGTCGCCACCATCGTCGAACACGAGGGCAAGTTCCTCTTCGTCGAAGAATTCAAAGCCAACCAGCACGTATTCAACCAGCCCGCCGGCCACCTCGAACCCAACGAGACCCTGCCCCAGGCCGCCCTGCGCGAAACCCTGGAAGAAACCGCCTGGGAAGTCGAGCTCACCGGCGTGGTCGGCATCTATCTCTATACCGCCCCGAGCAACGGCGTGACCTACCAGCGCATCTGCTTCGCCGCCCGCCCCGTGCGCCACCACCAGGACCTGGCGCTGGACAACGACATCGTCCGCGCCGTGTGGCTGACCCGCGACGAACTGCTGGCCGACCCGAGCCGCTGGCGCAGCGAACTCGTCCCGCGCTGCCTCGACGACTACCTTGCTGGCCCGCTGCACAGCCTCGAATTGCTGCGTGACTGA
- a CDS encoding NADP-dependent isocitrate dehydrogenase codes for MPTRSKIIYTFTDEAPALATYSLLPIVEAFTASADIAVETRDISLAGRILAAFPEQLGAEKQVGDHLAELGQLATTPEANIIKLPNISASVPQLKAAIKELQGKGFNIPDYADEPSTEAEKESRARYDRIKGSAVNPVLREGNSDRRAPLSVKNYARKHPHKMGAWAADSQSHVAHMNNGDFYGSEKAALIEADDSLRIELVGKDGSTTVLKAKTAVKAAEIVDCATMSRKALKAFIAEQIADAKASGVLLSVHLKATMMKVSDPIMFGVIVEEFYNDVLAKHAAALAEVGFNANNGIGDLYARIKDLPADKQAEIEADIQALYAERPALAMVNSDKGITNLHVPSDVIVDASMPAMIRDSGKMWNTAGELQDAKAIIPDRCYAGIYQATIEDCKANGAFDPTTMGSVPNVGLMAQKAEEYGSHDKTFQIQADGVVRVVDGKGKVVLEQNVEAGDIFRMCQTKDAPIQDWVKLAVNRARLSNTPAVFWLDPARAHDGVMIEKVQQYLKDHDTAGLDIRVLAPVDAIKFSLARIREGKDTISVTGNVLRDYLTDLFPIMELGTSAKMLSIVPLMNGGGLFETGAGGSAPKHVQQLVEENFLRWDSLGEFLALAASLEHLGNTYDNPRAKVLANTLDQATGKFLDTNKSPSRKVGGIDNRGSHFYLTLYWAQALAAQSDDTALQARFAPLAKTLTENEETIVAELNAVQGKPADIGGYYAPDAALTAKVMRPSQTLNSAIAAL; via the coding sequence ATGCCCACCCGTTCCAAGATCATCTATACCTTCACCGACGAAGCCCCCGCCCTCGCCACCTACTCGCTGCTGCCGATTGTCGAAGCCTTCACCGCTTCCGCTGACATCGCCGTCGAAACTCGCGACATCTCCCTGGCTGGCCGTATCCTTGCCGCCTTCCCGGAGCAACTGGGCGCAGAGAAGCAAGTAGGCGATCACCTGGCGGAACTGGGCCAGCTGGCTACCACTCCTGAAGCCAACATCATCAAGCTGCCGAACATCAGCGCCTCGGTACCGCAGCTCAAGGCCGCGATCAAGGAACTGCAAGGCAAGGGCTTCAACATCCCTGACTACGCCGACGAGCCGTCCACCGAGGCCGAGAAAGAATCCCGCGCCCGCTACGACCGCATCAAGGGCTCCGCCGTGAACCCGGTGCTGCGCGAAGGCAACTCCGACCGCCGCGCGCCGCTGTCGGTCAAGAACTACGCCCGCAAGCACCCGCACAAGATGGGCGCCTGGGCTGCCGACTCGCAGTCGCACGTTGCCCACATGAACAACGGCGACTTCTACGGCAGCGAAAAAGCCGCACTGATCGAGGCTGACGACAGCCTGCGCATCGAGCTGGTCGGCAAAGATGGCAGCACCACCGTGCTGAAAGCCAAGACCGCCGTCAAAGCCGCCGAAATCGTCGACTGCGCCACCATGAGCCGCAAGGCCCTGAAAGCCTTCATCGCCGAGCAGATCGCCGATGCCAAAGCCTCCGGCGTGCTGCTGTCGGTACACCTGAAAGCCACCATGATGAAGGTCTCCGACCCGATCATGTTCGGCGTCATCGTCGAAGAGTTCTACAACGACGTGCTGGCCAAGCACGCCGCAGCCCTGGCTGAAGTGGGCTTCAACGCCAACAACGGTATCGGCGACCTGTACGCCCGCATCAAGGACCTGCCAGCTGACAAGCAGGCCGAGATCGAAGCCGACATCCAGGCCCTGTACGCCGAGCGCCCAGCGCTGGCCATGGTCAACTCTGACAAGGGCATCACCAACCTGCACGTGCCGAGCGACGTCATCGTCGACGCCTCGATGCCAGCGATGATCCGTGACTCGGGCAAGATGTGGAACACCGCCGGTGAACTGCAGGATGCCAAGGCGATCATCCCGGATCGTTGCTACGCCGGTATCTACCAGGCCACCATCGAAGACTGCAAGGCCAATGGCGCCTTCGACCCGACCACCATGGGCAGCGTGCCGAACGTCGGCCTGATGGCGCAGAAGGCCGAAGAATACGGCTCCCACGACAAGACCTTCCAGATCCAGGCCGACGGCGTTGTCCGTGTGGTCGATGGCAAGGGCAAGGTCGTTCTGGAACAGAACGTCGAAGCCGGTGACATCTTCCGCATGTGCCAGACCAAAGACGCGCCGATCCAGGACTGGGTCAAGCTGGCCGTCAACCGTGCCCGCCTGAGCAACACCCCGGCGGTGTTCTGGCTGGACCCGGCCCGCGCCCACGACGGCGTGATGATCGAGAAGGTGCAGCAGTACCTGAAGGATCACGACACCGCTGGCCTGGACATCCGTGTCCTGGCGCCGGTCGACGCGATCAAGTTCTCCCTGGCCCGCATCCGCGAAGGCAAGGACACCATCTCGGTGACCGGCAACGTGCTGCGCGACTACCTGACCGACCTGTTCCCGATCATGGAACTGGGCACCAGCGCCAAGATGCTGTCGATCGTGCCACTGATGAACGGCGGTGGCCTGTTCGAAACCGGCGCCGGTGGTTCGGCTCCGAAGCACGTGCAACAGCTGGTGGAAGAGAACTTCCTGCGTTGGGACTCGCTGGGTGAATTCCTGGCCCTGGCCGCTTCCCTGGAGCACCTGGGCAACACCTACGACAACCCGCGCGCCAAGGTCCTGGCCAACACCCTGGACCAGGCTACCGGCAAGTTCCTCGACACCAACAAGTCGCCTTCGCGCAAAGTCGGTGGTATCGACAACCGCGGCAGCCACTTCTACCTGACCCTGTACTGGGCCCAGGCCCTGGCCGCACAGAGCGACGACACCGCCCTGCAGGCGCGCTTCGCCCCACTGGCCAAGACCCTGACCGAGAACGAGGAGACCATCGTCGCCGAGCTCAACGCCGTTCAGGGCAAGCCAGCCGACATCGGTGGCTACTACGCTCCGGATGCCGCGCTGACCGCCAAGGTGATGCGCCCAAGCCAGACCCTGAACAGCGCCATTGCCGCCCTGTAA
- the icd gene encoding NADP-dependent isocitrate dehydrogenase has translation MGYQKIKVPTDGTKITVNADHSLNVPDNPIIPYIEGDGIGVDVSPVMIKVVDAAVQKAYGGKRKIAWMEVYAGEKATQVYDQDTWLPQETLDAVKDYVVSIKGPLTTPVGGGIRSLNVALRQQLDLYVCLRPVLWFQGVPSPVKKPGDVDMVIFRENSEDIYAGIEWKAGSPEANKVIKFLKEEMGVTKIRFDQDCGIGVKPVSREGTKRLVRKALQYVVDNDRESLTLVHKGNIMKFTEGAFKDWGYEVARDEFGAELLDGGPWMKFKNPKTGREVIVKDAIADAMLQQILLRPAEYDVIATLNLNGDYLSDALAAEVGGIGIAPGANLSDTVAMFEATHGTAPKYAGQDKVNPGSVILSAEMMLRHMGWTEAADLIIKGTNGAIAAKTVTYDFERLMDGATLVGSSGFGDAMIKHM, from the coding sequence ATGGGATACCAGAAAATCAAGGTTCCGACCGACGGCACCAAGATCACCGTCAATGCAGACCATTCGCTCAACGTTCCTGACAACCCGATCATTCCTTATATCGAAGGCGACGGGATTGGCGTCGATGTCTCGCCGGTGATGATCAAGGTGGTCGATGCCGCCGTGCAGAAGGCCTACGGCGGCAAGCGCAAGATCGCCTGGATGGAAGTGTATGCCGGCGAGAAGGCTACCCAGGTGTATGACCAGGACACCTGGCTGCCCCAGGAGACCCTCGACGCGGTGAAAGACTATGTGGTCTCGATCAAGGGGCCGCTGACCACCCCGGTCGGCGGCGGTATCCGTTCGCTCAACGTGGCCCTGCGCCAGCAGCTCGACCTGTATGTGTGCCTGCGCCCGGTGTTGTGGTTCCAGGGCGTGCCAAGCCCGGTGAAAAAGCCCGGTGATGTCGACATGGTGATCTTCCGCGAGAACTCCGAAGACATCTATGCCGGTATCGAGTGGAAGGCCGGCTCGCCCGAAGCGAACAAGGTGATCAAGTTCCTCAAGGAGGAAATGGGCGTCACCAAGATCCGCTTCGACCAGGACTGCGGCATCGGCGTCAAGCCGGTCTCCCGCGAGGGCACCAAGCGCCTGGTGCGCAAGGCCCTGCAGTACGTGGTGGACAACGACCGCGAATCACTGACCCTGGTGCACAAGGGCAACATCATGAAGTTCACCGAAGGTGCCTTCAAGGACTGGGGCTACGAAGTGGCCCGCGACGAATTTGGCGCCGAACTGCTCGATGGCGGCCCATGGATGAAGTTCAAGAATCCGAAGACCGGCCGCGAGGTGATCGTCAAGGACGCCATCGCCGACGCCATGCTCCAGCAGATCCTGCTGCGTCCGGCCGAGTACGACGTGATTGCAACCCTCAACCTGAACGGTGACTACCTGTCCGACGCCCTGGCGGCGGAGGTAGGCGGCATCGGCATCGCGCCAGGTGCCAACCTCTCCGATACCGTGGCCATGTTCGAGGCTACCCACGGTACTGCGCCCAAGTACGCAGGGCAGGACAAGGTCAACCCGGGCTCGGTGATCCTCTCGGCAGAGATGATGCTCCGGCACATGGGCTGGACCGAGGCGGCCGACCTGATCATCAAGGGCACCAATGGCGCGATTGCGGCCAAGACCGTGACCTACGACTTCGAGCGCTTGATGGATGGCGCTACGTTGGTGGGCAGTTCGGGCTTTGGCGATGCGATGATCAAACATATGTAA
- the cspD gene encoding cold shock domain-containing protein CspD has translation MASGKVKWFNNAKGYGFVNEEGKTEDLFAHYSAIEMDGYKTLKAGQSVIFDIVQGPKGLHAVKIKDAAAAAAKPVGQSEGEPAPA, from the coding sequence ATGGCAAGCGGTAAAGTCAAGTGGTTCAACAATGCCAAGGGCTACGGATTCGTCAATGAGGAGGGTAAAACCGAAGATCTGTTCGCCCATTATTCGGCGATCGAGATGGACGGATACAAGACGCTCAAGGCGGGCCAGTCCGTGATTTTCGACATCGTTCAAGGCCCCAAAGGCCTGCATGCGGTCAAGATTAAAGATGCCGCAGCGGCTGCAGCCAAGCCTGTCGGCCAGTCCGAGGGCGAACCCGCTCCAGCCTGA
- the clpS gene encoding ATP-dependent Clp protease adapter ClpS — protein MHAPSEIRLTFNQDRPQTNEDDGSGLAVQEAKPILQAPPMYKVVLFNDDYTPMDFVVEVLETFFSLNRELATKIMLTVHTEGRAVCGLFTRDIAETKAMQVNQYARESQHPLLCEIEKDG, from the coding sequence ATGCATGCACCCAGTGAGATTCGACTAACATTCAATCAGGATCGCCCGCAAACGAACGAGGACGACGGCTCAGGTCTTGCCGTTCAGGAAGCCAAGCCGATCCTGCAGGCGCCACCGATGTACAAGGTGGTTTTGTTCAACGATGACTACACGCCGATGGATTTCGTCGTCGAAGTGCTCGAAACGTTCTTCAGTCTGAACCGCGAGCTGGCGACCAAGATCATGCTGACCGTCCATACCGAAGGGCGGGCAGTGTGCGGATTGTTTACCCGTGACATCGCCGAAACAAAGGCCATGCAGGTCAACCAATACGCCAGGGAAAGCCAGCATCCGCTACTCTGTGAAATCGAGAAGGACGGTTAA